From the Halalkalicoccus sp. CGA53 genome, one window contains:
- a CDS encoding [LysW]-lysine hydrolase: MSANLETVGTESARDLLVGTVSIPSVSGDEREAAEQLVEFFESHEREAWLDPIGNVRAPGDDSVLLTSHVDTVPGEIPVRIEREDGKEILWGRGSVDATGPLCAMAIAAVETGVSFVGVVGEETDSRGARHLVEDRAAPKAVVNGEPSGVDGITLGYRGMLSGRYSVQTESAHTSRPEPNAIQRAMAWWGRIEREVATDSEGPIFESVTAKPVRMEGGIADDGLAVEATIDAGFRIPPSSSAGELRTAVEAELEAGEIEWNEPIPPTMQSPRTSLSRAFRVAIRAEGGEPRLLKKTGTSDMNVYAGTWDCPMVTYGPGDSSLDHAPDERLELAAYDRSIAVLRRVCTELCGESQ, encoded by the coding sequence ATGAGTGCGAACCTGGAGACGGTCGGGACCGAGAGCGCACGTGATCTCCTGGTCGGGACCGTCTCGATTCCCTCGGTCTCCGGCGACGAACGCGAGGCCGCAGAACAGCTCGTGGAGTTCTTCGAGAGCCACGAGAGAGAGGCGTGGCTCGATCCCATCGGGAACGTCCGCGCGCCGGGAGACGATTCTGTGCTCCTCACCTCGCACGTCGACACCGTCCCGGGTGAGATCCCGGTTCGGATCGAGCGCGAGGACGGGAAGGAGATACTGTGGGGCCGTGGCTCCGTCGATGCGACCGGCCCGCTCTGTGCGATGGCGATCGCCGCGGTCGAGACGGGCGTGAGCTTCGTCGGCGTCGTCGGCGAGGAGACCGACTCGCGCGGAGCGCGCCACCTCGTCGAGGACCGTGCGGCGCCGAAAGCGGTGGTGAACGGCGAGCCGAGCGGCGTTGACGGTATCACGCTGGGCTACCGGGGGATGCTCTCCGGGCGGTACAGCGTGCAGACGGAGTCCGCGCACACCTCGAGACCGGAACCGAACGCGATCCAGCGGGCGATGGCGTGGTGGGGTCGGATCGAGCGGGAGGTCGCGACCGATTCCGAAGGCCCGATCTTCGAGAGCGTGACGGCAAAGCCAGTGAGAATGGAGGGAGGGATCGCCGACGACGGCCTCGCGGTCGAGGCGACGATCGACGCCGGCTTCAGGATCCCGCCGTCGTCATCGGCGGGGGAACTCCGCACGGCGGTCGAAGCCGAACTCGAAGCGGGCGAAATAGAGTGGAACGAGCCGATCCCGCCCACGATGCAGAGCCCGCGGACGTCCCTCTCACGGGCGTTTCGGGTCGCGATCCGTGCGGAGGGCGGCGAGCCGCGCCTGCTCAAGAAGACCGGAACGAGCGACATGAACGTCTACGCGGGGACCTGGGACTGCCCGATGGTCACCTACGGTCCCGGCGACTCGTCGCTCGATCACGCGCCGGACGAACGCCTCGAACTCGCGGCGTACGACCGCTCGATAGCCGTACTCCGTCGGGTCTGTACCGAGCTGTGTGGTGAGAGCCAGTGA
- a CDS encoding aspartate aminotransferase family protein, translated as MSGFVFSEKPIRIASGEGPHLYADDGTEYLDFGASYACTPTGHCHPRVVEAVREQAGELFYVQGSYPNDARDALYHRLAVLSPGLENVWLCNSGTEANEAALKFARSATGREKVVAAMRGFHGRTMGALAATWKGKYKEPFEPLPPGFEFVAYGDSEKLAEAVDEETAAVILEPIQGEGGINPAPEGYLEAAREVCDETGAALILDEIQTGLGRTGERWACEHDGVTPDVLTTAKGIASGLPLGATLCADWIAEGAGPHGSTFSGNPLMCAAATATLEVLEEGRLTENAAEIGGYLHEGLIEADLPVRDVRGRGLMIGVEVKRGANRLLRDLALDHRILALPAGRTVLRLLPPLVIDEGHADSVVAAVSDVLAPTAES; from the coding sequence GTGAGCGGCTTCGTCTTCTCGGAGAAGCCGATCCGGATCGCGAGCGGCGAGGGACCCCACCTCTACGCCGACGACGGGACCGAGTACCTCGACTTCGGGGCGAGCTACGCCTGTACGCCGACTGGTCACTGTCACCCGCGGGTCGTCGAGGCGGTCCGCGAGCAGGCCGGAGAGCTGTTCTACGTCCAGGGGTCGTACCCTAACGACGCCCGCGACGCCCTGTATCACAGACTCGCGGTGCTCTCGCCCGGCCTCGAGAACGTCTGGCTCTGTAACTCCGGTACGGAAGCGAACGAGGCGGCGCTGAAGTTCGCGCGGTCGGCGACGGGGAGGGAGAAGGTCGTCGCGGCGATGCGTGGCTTTCACGGGCGGACGATGGGCGCGCTCGCCGCGACGTGGAAGGGGAAGTACAAGGAGCCGTTCGAGCCGCTGCCGCCCGGCTTCGAGTTCGTTGCCTACGGGGATAGCGAGAAGCTCGCCGAGGCGGTCGACGAGGAGACGGCGGCGGTGATCCTCGAACCGATCCAGGGCGAGGGTGGCATCAATCCCGCGCCGGAGGGCTATCTCGAAGCTGCCCGCGAGGTCTGTGACGAGACCGGCGCGGCGTTGATCCTCGACGAGATCCAGACGGGGCTCGGGAGGACGGGCGAGCGTTGGGCCTGCGAGCACGACGGCGTCACCCCCGACGTCCTCACGACGGCGAAGGGGATCGCGAGCGGCCTGCCGCTCGGCGCGACGCTCTGTGCGGACTGGATCGCGGAGGGGGCGGGTCCCCACGGCTCGACGTTCAGCGGGAACCCCCTCATGTGCGCTGCGGCGACCGCGACGCTCGAGGTGCTCGAGGAGGGGAGACTGACCGAGAACGCTGCCGAGATCGGTGGGTACCTCCACGAGGGCCTGATCGAGGCCGACCTGCCGGTCCGCGACGTGCGGGGCCGGGGGCTGATGATCGGCGTCGAGGTGAAGCGGGGGGCGAACCGGCTCCTCCGGGACCTCGCGCTCGACCATCGGATCCTGGCGCTACCGGCCGGTCGGACCGTGCTGCGGCTGCTCCCGCCACTGGTGATCGACGAGGGTCACGCGGACAGCGTCGTCGCCGCGGTGAGCGACGTCCTCGCTCCGACCGCCGAGTCATGA
- a CDS encoding acetylglutamate/acetylaminoadipate kinase translates to MSETPIATSDDPVVVKIGGARAVEPEGALADIATLVEDGTEVVVVHGGSTAVDELLSRLGIDPEYVTTPGGVSGRFTDEETMSAFAMAMAGVNLDLTVGLRNEGVDAVGLSGADGGLLTGVRKSAVRVLEDGKKKIRRGDHSGRIDAVNDDLLRSLLADGYTPVVSVPMLADDGVAVNADADRAAAAVAGALGARLVVLTDVEGVYEDPEDPATLIEIVDSPAAFSRTEGAAEGFMRKKVMAAREALSGGASGVIVSNANREEPISAALAGAGTQFSETALAEGAEP, encoded by the coding sequence ATGAGTGAGACGCCGATCGCCACGAGCGACGATCCCGTCGTCGTGAAGATCGGCGGGGCGCGTGCGGTCGAACCGGAAGGTGCACTCGCCGACATCGCGACGCTGGTCGAGGACGGCACCGAGGTCGTCGTCGTTCACGGCGGCTCGACGGCCGTGGACGAGCTCCTCTCCCGGCTGGGGATCGACCCCGAGTACGTCACCACCCCCGGCGGCGTTTCGGGGCGGTTCACCGACGAGGAGACGATGAGCGCGTTCGCGATGGCGATGGCCGGGGTGAACCTCGACCTCACCGTCGGCCTGCGGAACGAGGGCGTCGACGCGGTCGGGTTATCGGGTGCTGACGGCGGCCTGCTCACCGGCGTCAGGAAATCCGCGGTCAGAGTGCTCGAGGACGGGAAGAAGAAGATCAGACGGGGCGATCACTCCGGACGGATCGACGCGGTCAACGACGACTTACTGCGTAGCTTGCTCGCTGACGGCTACACCCCGGTCGTCTCGGTGCCGATGCTGGCCGACGACGGCGTGGCGGTGAACGCCGACGCGGACCGGGCGGCAGCGGCGGTCGCGGGCGCGCTCGGCGCGCGGCTGGTCGTGCTCACGGACGTCGAGGGCGTCTACGAGGACCCCGAAGACCCGGCCACGCTGATCGAGATCGTGGACTCGCCGGCGGCGTTCTCCCGTACCGAGGGCGCAGCGGAGGGGTTCATGCGAAAGAAGGTGATGGCCGCCCGGGAGGCGCTTTCGGGGGGAGCGAGCGGGGTGATCGTCTCGAACGCCAATAGAGAAGAGCCGATCTCGGCTGCGCTCGCCGGGGCGGGGACGCAGTTCTCGGAGACGGCGCTCGCGGAGGGGGCCGAACCGTGA
- the argC gene encoding N-acetyl-gamma-glutamyl-phosphate reductase, with product MAVGEGETAEEAAVEGTGEVLSAAVVGGSGFTGGELLRLLSGHPNVEVTQATSRSYAKKTVGSVHPNLRTLDLRFSEPSELESVDVLFAATPHGVSMERIDAFSDAADTVVDLSADFRLGSEEQYDEWYDGHSAPEYLDRATYALPEINREALPGAELIAAGGCNATATILGLYPLFDAGILDGSERTVVDVKVGSSEGGAGGGEASSHPERSGVVRPYAPTGHRHEAEIEQYLGTSVAFTVHAIEMIRGAAATCHVFPNKRVTKRELWGAYRESFAEEPFMRTVAGGGGVYRYPEPKVVAGTNYCDVGFELDPANERVVVFSAIDNMMKGSAGQAVHAANVALGFEETLGLEFQGLHPVGSP from the coding sequence ATGGCCGTCGGCGAGGGCGAGACCGCCGAGGAGGCAGCGGTGGAAGGAACCGGAGAGGTGCTTTCGGCTGCTGTCGTCGGCGGCAGCGGCTTCACCGGCGGCGAGCTCCTCAGGCTACTCTCGGGTCACCCGAACGTCGAGGTGACCCAGGCGACGAGTCGCTCCTACGCGAAGAAAACGGTCGGCTCGGTCCACCCGAACCTCAGAACGCTCGACCTGCGCTTTTCCGAACCGAGCGAGCTGGAGTCGGTCGACGTGCTCTTCGCCGCGACGCCCCACGGCGTCTCGATGGAGCGGATCGACGCGTTTTCCGACGCCGCGGACACCGTCGTCGACCTCTCGGCGGACTTCAGGCTCGGCTCGGAGGAACAGTACGACGAGTGGTACGACGGCCACAGCGCTCCGGAGTACCTGGACCGGGCGACGTACGCGCTCCCGGAGATCAACCGGGAGGCGCTCCCGGGCGCGGAGCTGATCGCCGCCGGGGGCTGCAACGCCACGGCGACGATCCTCGGACTGTACCCACTGTTCGATGCCGGGATCCTCGACGGTAGCGAGAGGACCGTCGTCGACGTGAAGGTCGGCTCCTCCGAGGGCGGTGCCGGCGGCGGCGAGGCCTCCTCGCACCCCGAGCGTTCGGGCGTCGTCCGACCGTACGCACCGACGGGCCACCGCCACGAGGCGGAGATCGAACAGTATCTCGGGACCTCCGTGGCGTTCACGGTCCACGCGATCGAGATGATCCGCGGGGCGGCCGCGACCTGTCACGTCTTCCCGAACAAGAGGGTGACCAAGCGCGAGCTCTGGGGGGCATACAGAGAATCGTTCGCCGAGGAACCGTTCATGCGAACCGTCGCGGGCGGCGGCGGGGTGTATCGCTACCCCGAGCCGAAGGTCGTCGCGGGGACGAACTACTGCGACGTCGGGTTCGAACTCGATCCAGCCAACGAGAGAGTCGTCGTCTTCTCGGCGATCGACAACATGATGAAGGGCTCGGCTGGCCAGGCGGTCCACGCGGCGAACGTCGCACTCGGCTTCGAGGAGACGCTCGGTCTGGAGTTCCAGGGACTGCACCCCGTGGGGTCGCCATGA
- the lysX gene encoding lysine biosynthesis protein LysX, which produces MRVGVLYSRIRKDEKLLLNELRDRGHEVVKIDVRSQHFPVNEVPEVFSDLDLVLDRCLATSRSLYVTRFCEAYGVPVVNGAHTAETCADKVKNSLALAEAGVPTPATDVAFTSDAALESIERFGYPCVLKPVIGSWGRLMAKIDSRSAAEAILEHKETLGHYEHKIFYIQEFVEKPGRDIRVVAVDGEPIAAMARTSEHWLTNAARGATTEPFAVDDEVAELVTRSSEAVGGGLLGIDLMETGEGYTVHEVNHTVEFKALNAVVDVDVPARVVDWLEAQTPVEVTV; this is translated from the coding sequence GTGAGAGTCGGCGTCCTCTACTCGCGGATCAGGAAGGACGAGAAGCTGCTGCTGAACGAACTGCGCGACCGGGGCCACGAGGTCGTGAAGATCGACGTCCGGAGCCAGCACTTCCCGGTCAACGAGGTGCCGGAGGTCTTCTCGGACCTCGATCTCGTCCTGGATCGGTGTCTGGCGACGAGTCGGAGCCTCTACGTCACCCGGTTCTGCGAGGCCTACGGCGTTCCAGTAGTGAACGGCGCGCACACCGCGGAGACCTGTGCGGACAAGGTGAAAAACAGCTTAGCGCTCGCGGAGGCGGGCGTGCCGACGCCGGCGACCGACGTCGCGTTCACATCCGACGCCGCCCTCGAAAGTATCGAACGGTTCGGCTACCCCTGCGTGCTGAAGCCGGTGATCGGCTCGTGGGGCCGGCTGATGGCGAAGATCGACTCGCGGAGCGCCGCGGAGGCGATCCTCGAACACAAGGAGACGCTCGGGCACTACGAGCACAAGATCTTCTACATCCAGGAGTTCGTCGAGAAGCCCGGCCGGGACATCCGCGTCGTGGCGGTCGACGGCGAGCCGATCGCCGCGATGGCCCGCACCTCCGAACACTGGCTGACGAACGCCGCCCGCGGGGCGACGACCGAGCCGTTCGCGGTCGACGACGAGGTCGCAGAGCTCGTCACCCGCTCCAGCGAGGCGGTGGGCGGCGGCCTACTCGGCATCGACCTGATGGAGACGGGCGAGGGCTACACCGTCCACGAGGTGAACCACACCGTCGAGTTCAAGGCGCTCAACGCGGTCGTCGACGTGGACGTGCCCGCGAGAGTGGTCGACTGGCTCGAGGCACAGACCCCGGTCGAGGTGACGGTCTGA
- the lysW gene encoding lysine biosynthesis protein LysW, which yields MADDSITAEDPMTGEEIELPADVEVGEIVDSPVTGAELEVVSLDPVVLEEAPELEEDWGE from the coding sequence ATGGCAGACGACAGCATCACCGCGGAGGACCCGATGACAGGCGAAGAGATCGAGCTTCCGGCCGACGTCGAGGTCGGCGAGATCGTGGACAGCCCCGTCACCGGTGCCGAACTCGAGGTCGTCTCGCTCGATCCCGTCGTGCTCGAGGAGGCGCCCGAGCTCGAAGAGGACTGGGGTGAGTGA
- the argH gene encoding argininosuccinate lyase — MGEEHAGTAVRRDRFTGGPARGFLSSMREDRRIFAADLAVDRAHVTMLAEQGIVEEGEAETILEGLDEVEAQGFDALPDGEDVHEAIETAVIDLVGDVGGKMHTARSRNDEVAACLRYALREDVLEAVEGTLALREMLSGVAERENETLMPGYTHLQPAQPITVAHWALSYESAVARDTERLFDAYERTNLSPLGAAAFAGTPFDVDRERTADLLGFEEVIENSMDASSGRDFLVETTAAVATLATTLSGLAEDLILFSNRGYVSLDDDYASTSSIMPQKVNPDTLELVRSTAGDASAGLNGLLTTLKGLPRAYNRDLQSAHPHAFSAADGVTEATEVAAGAVATATWNGGVLAEAASEGFSTATGVADLLAASGLPFRTAHELVALAAERSVGTPGYGELEEASEEVLGESLSAHVEREAVEAALDPAESVASRDSTGGPAPDAVSGALGRVGEGLEADRRALSERRSALASAREELEEVSRRD, encoded by the coding sequence ATGGGAGAGGAGCACGCGGGAACGGCGGTCCGCCGCGACCGGTTTACCGGTGGGCCTGCCCGTGGGTTCCTCTCTTCGATGCGTGAGGATAGACGGATCTTCGCAGCGGACCTCGCGGTCGACCGCGCGCACGTCACCATGCTCGCGGAACAGGGGATCGTCGAGGAGGGCGAGGCCGAGACGATCCTCGAGGGTCTCGACGAGGTCGAGGCCCAGGGGTTCGACGCGCTGCCGGACGGGGAGGACGTCCACGAGGCGATCGAGACGGCGGTGATCGATCTCGTGGGTGACGTCGGCGGGAAGATGCACACGGCGCGGAGCCGGAACGACGAGGTGGCGGCCTGTCTCCGGTACGCGCTGCGGGAGGACGTGCTGGAGGCCGTCGAGGGGACGCTCGCCCTGCGGGAGATGCTCTCCGGGGTGGCCGAGAGGGAGAACGAGACCCTGATGCCCGGCTACACACACCTCCAGCCGGCACAGCCGATCACCGTGGCTCACTGGGCGCTCTCGTACGAGAGCGCGGTGGCGCGAGACACCGAACGGCTGTTCGACGCGTACGAGAGAACGAACCTGTCGCCGCTCGGCGCGGCGGCGTTCGCGGGGACGCCGTTCGACGTGGACCGCGAGCGCACGGCCGACCTGCTCGGGTTCGAAGAGGTGATCGAGAACTCGATGGACGCCTCCTCGGGCAGGGACTTCCTCGTCGAGACGACCGCGGCGGTCGCGACGCTCGCGACGACGCTCTCGGGGCTCGCGGAGGACCTGATCCTCTTCTCGAACCGGGGGTACGTCTCCCTCGACGACGACTACGCCTCGACCTCCTCGATCATGCCCCAGAAGGTGAACCCCGACACGCTCGAACTCGTCCGATCGACGGCGGGCGACGCCTCCGCGGGGCTGAACGGCCTCCTGACGACGCTCAAGGGACTCCCCCGGGCGTACAACCGCGACCTCCAGAGCGCGCACCCGCACGCGTTCTCGGCGGCGGACGGTGTGACCGAGGCGACCGAGGTTGCCGCCGGTGCGGTCGCGACCGCGACCTGGAACGGGGGGGTCCTGGCCGAGGCCGCTAGCGAGGGCTTCTCGACGGCGACGGGCGTCGCGGACCTGCTCGCTGCGTCGGGGCTTCCCTTTAGAACCGCTCACGAACTGGTCGCGCTCGCGGCCGAGCGCTCCGTGGGGACGCCGGGGTACGGAGAACTCGAGGAGGCGAGCGAGGAGGTCCTCGGGGAGTCCCTCTCGGCGCACGTCGAGCGTGAGGCCGTCGAGGCCGCCCTCGATCCGGCAGAGAGCGTCGCGAGCAGGGATTCGACCGGCGGGCCGGCTCCCGACGCGGTATCTGGCGCCCTCGGTCGAGTCGGTGAGGGGCTCGAGGCAGACCGGCGGGCACTCTCCGAGCGCCGGTCGGCGCTGGCCTCGGCGCGCGAAGAGCTAGAGGAGGTGAGTCGTCGTGACTGA
- a CDS encoding argininosuccinate synthase gives MKRVALAFSGGLDTTVCVSLLEEEYGYDEVIGVTVDVGQPEDEFAEATETADALGLDLHIVDAKAEFAEACLDAVRANATYQGYPLGTALARPVIAEAILKVAQQQGCEALAHGCTGKGNDQLRFEAVWRGSDLDVIAPVRELGLTRKWEIEYAAERDLPVQAGNDGVWSIDSNLWSRAVEGGKLEEPSYVPPEEIYEWTSEPSGEETTVQVTFERGIPVAVDGETMGPVELIEHLNEYAGAYGVGRTDVMEDRMLGLKVRENYEHPAATVLLTAHQALEDLVLTQEERSFKKVVENEWSEKAYQGLVFAPLVDALDAFIEETQDVVTGTATVRLQGGHARAVARDSDYAVYSEEMASFNTEDVAGIAQEDATGVAKYHGLQERLANAVTKEKRDLEAVADGGTEE, from the coding sequence ATGAAACGCGTTGCGCTCGCCTTCTCGGGCGGGCTGGACACGACCGTCTGCGTATCGCTGCTCGAAGAGGAGTACGGCTACGACGAGGTGATCGGCGTCACCGTCGACGTCGGTCAACCCGAAGACGAGTTCGCCGAGGCGACCGAGACCGCCGACGCGCTGGGTCTGGACCTCCACATCGTCGACGCGAAAGCCGAGTTCGCCGAGGCGTGTCTCGACGCCGTGCGCGCGAACGCGACCTACCAGGGCTATCCGCTGGGGACCGCGCTCGCCCGCCCGGTGATCGCCGAAGCCATCCTCAAGGTGGCACAGCAACAGGGCTGTGAGGCGCTCGCTCACGGCTGTACCGGTAAAGGAAACGACCAGCTCCGGTTCGAGGCCGTCTGGCGCGGCTCCGACCTCGACGTGATCGCGCCCGTACGCGAACTCGGCCTGACCCGGAAGTGGGAGATCGAGTACGCCGCAGAGCGCGACCTGCCGGTACAGGCCGGCAACGACGGCGTCTGGTCGATCGACTCCAATCTCTGGTCCCGCGCGGTCGAGGGCGGCAAGCTCGAGGAGCCGAGCTACGTTCCCCCGGAGGAGATCTACGAGTGGACGAGCGAACCGTCCGGCGAGGAGACGACCGTCCAAGTGACTTTCGAGCGGGGAATTCCCGTCGCCGTCGACGGCGAGACGATGGGTCCCGTAGAGCTGATCGAACACCTGAACGAGTACGCCGGGGCCTACGGCGTCGGGCGCACCGACGTGATGGAAGACCGGATGCTCGGACTCAAAGTGCGCGAGAACTACGAACACCCGGCGGCGACCGTGTTGTTGACCGCTCACCAGGCGCTCGAGGACCTGGTGCTCACGCAGGAAGAGCGTTCGTTCAAGAAAGTGGTGGAGAACGAGTGGTCGGAGAAGGCGTACCAGGGGCTCGTCTTCGCGCCGCTGGTCGACGCGCTCGACGCGTTCATCGAGGAGACCCAGGACGTGGTGACGGGGACGGCGACGGTCAGACTCCAGGGCGGACACGCACGCGCGGTCGCCCGCGACAGCGACTATGCGGTGTACTCCGAGGAGATGGCCTCGTTCAACACCGAGGACGTCGCCGGCATCGCCCAGGAGGACGCCACGGGCGTCGCGAAGTACCACGGCCTGCAGGAACGCCTCGCGAACGCGGTGACGAAAGAGAAACGCGACCTCGAGGCCGTCGCGGACGGCGGGACGGAGGAGTGA
- a CDS encoding 2'-5' RNA ligase family protein gives MYSLNVPLPGRVEALCERLRPELYGAARVREQRTLVLKRFGGRSPSEYARLERGVRNALAGTEPFEARIAGLDAFTEPVWGEGPVVYLGVESPELIDLHDRLLEVADERPTEGERYVPHVTLARGGDLDPDRLRDLAVDPITWTVRELEFWDATYEETIGRLRLSG, from the coding sequence GTGTACAGCCTCAACGTCCCGCTTCCCGGTCGCGTCGAGGCGCTCTGCGAGCGACTGCGACCGGAGCTCTACGGCGCGGCGCGGGTCCGCGAGCAGCGAACCCTCGTCCTCAAACGCTTCGGCGGGCGCTCGCCGAGCGAGTACGCCCGCCTCGAACGCGGCGTCCGGAACGCGCTCGCCGGAACGGAGCCGTTCGAGGCACGGATCGCCGGTCTCGACGCGTTCACCGAGCCGGTCTGGGGCGAGGGGCCGGTCGTCTACCTCGGGGTCGAGAGTCCCGAGTTGATCGACCTCCACGACCGGCTGCTCGAGGTCGCCGACGAACGCCCGACCGAGGGGGAGAGATACGTCCCGCACGTCACCCTCGCCCGCGGGGGCGACCTCGACCCGGACCGACTCCGAGACCTCGCCGTCGACCCGATCACCTGGACCGTTCGTGAACTCGAGTTCTGGGACGCGACCTACGAGGAGACGATCGGCCGACTCCGGCTCTCGGGCTGA
- a CDS encoding ATP-dependent DNA helicase has protein sequence MAQTNGYLQFFPYDSPYENQREAMDRISNALARGQNVLFEGACGTGKTLSALVPALSYAREHEKTVVITTNVHQQTRQFIAEARAITREEPVRAVVFRGKSSMCHIDVGYEECQVLRDNTREVVEAERDLAQLERRERSLLADAQGGDGEAAEARAAVMSELETVEERLSDLEETNTCEYYHRNLSTDTEGFYRWLFEDVRTPDEIYEYAEERTLCGYELLKDGMEGVDLVVCNYHHLLDPGIREQFFRWLGRDPGDVICVFDEAHNVEDAAREHATITLAETTLDSALDELAECDDSRSEHARATLVAFRRALETVYEGSFSFGEREAVGENWRDVPIENEEGRDDLTIEFLSEYTGRGIDRDLDAALALGRDLDQQYEEAYKSGGAATRKECQTLTAAAFVDRWLEEGTEPDRYPVVSVRRDSGTEEVYGRAELYTCIPRAVASDLFSEVYASVLMSATVRPFDVFADVLGLEEPVTMAYGMTFPEERRRTFAVDVPPLFSSEREDSEVQRTVSTVIEDAIRMTPGNTLLFFPSYREAERYHDLVGDSVEADCRLDKPGTRAEELRQEFTVSENAALFTSLWGTLTEGVSFDGDDARTVCVIGVPYPHLDERMQAVQDAYAEAYGSSEDAGWEYAVEIPTVRKTRQALGRVIRSPEDFGVRVLADRRYTSKSARKMGKYSVHDSFPPEEREELIDVGAEKLKFAMLNFFGDLEAYERPPTP, from the coding sequence GTGGCCCAGACGAACGGGTACCTGCAGTTCTTCCCGTACGACAGCCCCTACGAGAACCAGCGCGAGGCGATGGACCGCATCTCGAACGCGCTCGCACGCGGACAGAACGTGCTGTTCGAGGGAGCCTGTGGGACCGGGAAGACGCTCTCGGCGCTCGTCCCCGCGCTCAGCTACGCCAGAGAGCACGAGAAGACGGTCGTCATCACGACGAACGTCCACCAGCAGACCCGGCAGTTCATCGCCGAGGCGCGGGCGATCACACGCGAGGAGCCGGTTCGGGCGGTCGTCTTCCGGGGGAAGTCCTCGATGTGTCACATCGACGTCGGCTACGAGGAGTGTCAGGTGCTTCGGGACAACACCCGGGAGGTCGTCGAGGCGGAACGCGATCTGGCACAGTTAGAGCGGAGAGAACGAAGCTTGCTCGCCGACGCACAGGGCGGCGACGGCGAGGCGGCGGAGGCGAGGGCGGCGGTGATGAGCGAACTCGAGACCGTCGAGGAGCGGCTCTCCGACCTCGAGGAGACGAACACCTGTGAGTACTACCACAGGAACCTCTCGACCGACACCGAGGGGTTCTACCGCTGGCTGTTCGAGGACGTCCGGACGCCGGACGAGATATACGAGTATGCCGAGGAACGGACGCTCTGTGGCTACGAACTCCTCAAAGACGGGATGGAGGGCGTCGACCTGGTCGTCTGTAACTACCACCACCTGCTCGACCCGGGGATAAGAGAGCAGTTCTTCCGCTGGCTCGGTCGCGACCCGGGCGACGTGATCTGCGTCTTCGACGAGGCGCACAACGTCGAGGACGCCGCCCGCGAACACGCGACCATCACGCTCGCGGAGACGACGCTCGACAGCGCGCTCGACGAACTCGCCGAGTGCGACGACTCGCGTTCCGAACACGCCCGGGCGACGCTCGTCGCCTTCCGCCGGGCGCTCGAAACCGTCTACGAGGGGTCGTTCTCGTTCGGCGAGCGCGAGGCGGTCGGCGAGAACTGGCGCGACGTCCCGATCGAGAACGAGGAGGGTAGGGACGACCTCACGATCGAGTTCCTCTCGGAGTACACGGGGAGAGGGATCGACCGCGACCTCGACGCGGCGCTCGCGCTCGGCCGGGACCTGGACCAGCAGTACGAAGAGGCGTACAAGTCGGGGGGGGCGGCGACCAGAAAAGAGTGTCAGACGCTCACCGCGGCGGCGTTCGTCGACCGCTGGCTGGAGGAGGGGACCGAACCCGACCGGTACCCGGTCGTCTCGGTCCGCCGCGATTCGGGCACCGAGGAGGTCTACGGCCGAGCGGAGCTCTACACCTGCATCCCCCGGGCAGTCGCGAGCGACCTCTTCTCGGAGGTGTACGCGAGCGTGTTGATGAGCGCCACGGTCAGGCCGTTCGACGTCTTCGCGGACGTTTTGGGCCTCGAAGAGCCAGTGACGATGGCCTACGGGATGACGTTCCCGGAAGAGCGAAGGCGCACGTTCGCGGTGGACGTCCCGCCGCTCTTTTCGAGCGAGCGCGAGGACAGCGAGGTCCAGCGGACGGTGAGCACCGTCATCGAGGACGCGATCAGGATGACGCCGGGCAACACCCTGCTCTTCTTCCCGAGCTATCGAGAGGCCGAACGCTACCACGATCTGGTGGGGGACTCCGTCGAAGCCGACTGTCGGCTCGACAAGCCCGGGACGCGCGCCGAGGAGCTACGCCAGGAGTTCACCGTCTCCGAGAACGCGGCGCTGTTCACCTCGCTGTGGGGCACGCTCACCGAGGGTGTGAGCTTCGACGGCGACGACGCCCGGACGGTCTGCGTGATCGGGGTGCCGTATCCGCACCTCGACGAACGGATGCAGGCGGTCCAGGACGCCTACGCCGAGGCCTACGGGAGTTCCGAGGACGCCGGCTGGGAGTACGCCGTCGAGATCCCGACGGTGAGAAAGACCCGGCAGGCGCTCGGGCGGGTGATCCGCTCGCCGGAGGACTTCGGGGTGCGAGTGCTCGCCGACCGTCGCTACACGTCGAAGTCCGCCCGGAAGATGGGCAAGTACAGCGTTCACGACTCGTTCCCGCCGGAGGAGCGGGAGGAGCTGATCGACGTCGGTGCTGAGAAACTGAAGTTCGCGATGCTCAACTTCTTCGGCGACCTGGAGGCGTACGAGCGGCCGCCGACGCCCTGA